One segment of Ancylothrix sp. D3o DNA contains the following:
- a CDS encoding tetratricopeptide repeat protein encodes MNYKQFNFIFFALISMPVIICTPAPTAAKQIAQLRGNNAPIPYFPPPNQQILGQNYYNQANNFLQTGNYQAAIENYTQALQISPSLAEAYLGRGLAKRRIGDNQGAIDDYTKVIQLQPNNALAYHNRGVVKAVLGKHQEALTDYTQALLINQNDATAYLNRGRSRFAIGDKLGAIKDYDMSLQRNQNNSLAWHYRGIAFFDLGNYQKALDSYNQAIQINQNWGNISAADAYKNRATTQLKFQNNQAASEDLEKAAGLYQQQGNIKEYQEAINALKNIQRL; translated from the coding sequence ATGAATTACAAACAGTTTAATTTCATATTTTTTGCTTTGATATCGATGCCGGTGATAATTTGCACACCGGCCCCAACTGCCGCCAAACAAATAGCCCAACTCCGAGGAAATAACGCCCCCATTCCCTATTTTCCGCCGCCAAATCAGCAAATTTTGGGGCAGAATTATTACAATCAAGCCAACAATTTCTTACAAACCGGCAACTATCAAGCAGCCATAGAAAATTACACCCAAGCCTTACAAATTAGTCCCAGTTTAGCAGAAGCTTATTTAGGAAGAGGATTAGCAAAACGCCGCATTGGAGATAACCAAGGAGCAATAGATGATTACACAAAAGTTATTCAACTGCAACCAAATAATGCCCTCGCCTATCATAATCGAGGCGTCGTAAAAGCAGTGTTAGGAAAACATCAAGAAGCCTTAACAGATTACACCCAAGCGCTTTTAATTAATCAAAATGATGCAACCGCTTATTTAAATCGGGGACGTTCTCGGTTTGCAATAGGCGATAAATTGGGAGCAATTAAAGATTATGATATGTCATTGCAGCGCAATCAAAATAACTCCCTAGCTTGGCATTATCGAGGGATAGCTTTTTTTGATTTAGGCAACTATCAAAAAGCCCTTGATTCCTACAATCAAGCCATCCAAATAAATCAAAACTGGGGAAATATCAGCGCTGCCGATGCTTATAAAAATCGCGCCACTACCCAGCTAAAATTCCAAAATAATCAAGCCGCCAGCGAAGATTTAGAAAAAGCTGCCGGTTTGTATCAACAACAAGGCAATATAAAAGAATATCAAGAGGCTATTAATGCACTTAAAAACATTCAGAGACTCTAA
- the cobA gene encoding uroporphyrinogen-III C-methyltransferase, whose protein sequence is MTIAKGKVYLVGAGPGNLSYLTVEAYNLLASAEVLVYDALINQEMLKIVPINATLIEVGKRGGKPSTPQEEIDRLLVEQCQKGKQVIRLKSGDPFIFGRVASEIQALQKADCNFEIIPGISSALAAPLLAGIPLTDPVLSRCFAVLSAHEPDALDWQSLANIETLVILMGGRQLDEIIHQLHRHGKPISTPVAVIRSSSHPDQKIWTGNLGNISFKTNGESLSPAIIVIGEVVRLREFFINNSPKQILNLKPPILNTMDAPLSNKTVLVTRSAGQSGSFTKRLEAAGANVIEMPALQIGPPSSWEELDNSIANLSQFDWLILTSTNGVDYFFERLLAQNKDARALANLKIAVVGEKTAQSLQQRQIQPDFIPPNFVADSLVENFPEKVAGKTILFPRVESGGREVLVKELTAKNAKVIEVAAYESRCPEKIVPQAWEALQNHRVDIITFASSKTVKNFCHLIQKADIGGSGIASLLENVCLASIGPQTSKTCLELFGRVDLEAQEYTMEGLFQSLIHHYG, encoded by the coding sequence ATGACAATAGCAAAAGGCAAAGTTTATTTAGTCGGTGCCGGCCCCGGAAATTTATCTTATCTAACCGTAGAAGCCTACAATTTACTAGCATCTGCTGAAGTTTTGGTCTATGACGCGCTGATCAATCAAGAAATGTTAAAAATAGTGCCGATCAACGCCACATTAATTGAAGTCGGAAAACGCGGCGGAAAACCCAGCACTCCCCAAGAAGAAATCGACCGGCTATTAGTTGAACAATGCCAAAAAGGAAAACAAGTCATCCGTTTAAAAAGCGGAGATCCTTTTATATTTGGGCGCGTCGCCTCCGAAATTCAAGCCTTACAAAAAGCAGACTGTAACTTTGAAATTATCCCCGGTATTTCCTCAGCCTTAGCCGCCCCTTTACTAGCAGGAATACCCCTAACAGATCCCGTTTTAAGTCGATGTTTTGCCGTCCTCAGCGCTCACGAACCCGACGCCCTAGACTGGCAAAGTTTAGCCAATATAGAAACCTTAGTTATTTTAATGGGAGGCCGGCAATTAGATGAAATTATCCATCAATTACACCGGCATGGCAAACCCATTTCCACCCCCGTTGCCGTCATTCGTTCCAGCAGCCATCCCGATCAAAAAATCTGGACAGGAAATCTCGGAAATATTTCCTTTAAAACAAACGGAGAATCACTTTCCCCTGCCATAATTGTCATTGGAGAAGTCGTGCGCCTGCGCGAATTTTTTATCAACAATTCTCCTAAACAAATTCTTAATCTAAAACCTCCAATTCTCAATACTATGGATGCACCCTTAAGCAACAAAACCGTTTTGGTAACTCGTTCCGCCGGCCAATCTGGCAGTTTTACTAAGCGTTTAGAAGCAGCCGGTGCAAACGTCATAGAAATGCCGGCACTTCAAATTGGCCCCCCTTCCTCTTGGGAAGAACTCGATAACAGCATAGCCAACTTATCCCAATTTGATTGGTTAATTCTCACCTCAACAAACGGCGTAGATTACTTTTTTGAAAGATTGCTCGCCCAAAACAAAGATGCTCGCGCCCTAGCCAACTTAAAAATAGCCGTAGTCGGCGAAAAAACCGCCCAAAGTTTGCAGCAACGCCAGATTCAACCAGACTTTATTCCCCCCAACTTTGTCGCCGATAGTTTAGTAGAAAATTTTCCAGAAAAGGTTGCAGGAAAAACCATATTATTTCCCAGAGTAGAAAGCGGCGGAAGGGAAGTATTAGTAAAAGAATTAACCGCCAAAAATGCCAAAGTAATAGAAGTCGCGGCCTACGAATCCCGCTGTCCCGAAAAAATCGTTCCCCAAGCATGGGAAGCCTTGCAAAATCACCGCGTTGATATTATCACCTTTGCCAGTTCAAAAACAGTCAAAAACTTTTGCCATCTTATCCAAAAAGCAGATATTGGCGGAAGCGGTATCGCCTCATTATTAGAAAACGTTTGTTTAGCATCCATTGGCCCCCAAACTTCCAAAACTTGCCTAGAATTATTCGGAAGAGTTGATTTAGAAGCGCAAGAATATACGATGGAAGGATTATTTCAATCCCTCATCCACCATTACGGGTAA
- the coaE gene encoding dephospho-CoA kinase (Dephospho-CoA kinase (CoaE) performs the final step in coenzyme A biosynthesis.) codes for MHLKTFRDSNNKKRIIGLTGSIATGKTTVSNYLAEKYGLPVFDADILAREAVAVGSPILEKFASRYPDILLADGSLNRPKLGSIIFNNSDERRWVESQIHPYVRQRFVEAISNTSHPTIVLAIPLLFEAQMTDLVTEIWVVYCNPETQIKRLMQRDNLSQEQAETRIKSQMSLEEKCNLATLILDNSTTQKNLQKQIDKTLKTQPK; via the coding sequence ATGCACTTAAAAACATTCAGAGACTCTAACAACAAAAAACGCATTATTGGTTTAACCGGCAGCATCGCCACCGGCAAAACCACCGTTTCTAACTATTTGGCGGAAAAATACGGACTGCCGGTTTTTGATGCCGATATTTTGGCGCGGGAAGCGGTGGCTGTCGGTTCGCCAATTTTAGAAAAATTTGCCAGCAGATACCCAGATATTCTCTTAGCAGATGGCAGTTTAAACCGGCCAAAATTAGGCAGTATTATTTTTAACAATTCCGACGAACGCCGGTGGGTAGAATCGCAAATTCATCCCTACGTCCGCCAGCGCTTTGTCGAAGCAATTTCAAACACCTCTCACCCCACAATTGTCTTAGCAATACCCTTATTATTTGAAGCCCAAATGACCGATTTAGTCACAGAAATTTGGGTGGTCTATTGTAACCCAGAAACGCAAATTAAACGCCTAATGCAACGAGACAACCTCAGCCAAGAACAAGCAGAAACCCGAATCAAAAGCCAAATGTCGCTAGAGGAAAAATGCAACCTAGCAACCCTTATTTTAGACAACTCAACCACCCAAAAAAACCTTCAAAAACAAATAGACAAAACCCTAAAAACCCAACCCAAATAA